From Rhizobium favelukesii, the proteins below share one genomic window:
- the miaB gene encoding tRNA (N6-isopentenyl adenosine(37)-C2)-methylthiotransferase MiaB, protein MTQDSALLQAPETDLRDGSNNRKVFIKTYGCQMNVYDSTRMSDALARDGYEPTENMEEADLVLLNTCHIREKAAEKVYSALGRLRDMKKERNREGREFMIGVAGCVAQAEGEEILRRVPAVDVVIGPQTYHRLPEALRKAKEGQRIVDTEYALEDKFEHLPIAESKKIRSRGVTSFLTVQEGCDKFCTFCVVPYTRGSEVSRPVSQIVEEAQKLVEGGVREITLLGQNVNAWHGVGANGQEWTLGDLLYRLAEIPGLARLRYTTSHPRDMDDRLIEAHRDLRALMPYLHLPVQAGSDRILKAMNRRHTAAEYLMLVERIRTARPDIALSGDFIVGFPGETDQDFEDTLRLVEEVRYAQAFSFKYSTRPGTPGAELKDQVPEEIKAKRLERLQALLLKQQQEFAGSCVGKTIELLLEKPGRMPGQLIGRSPWLQSVNVDAKELQIGDIINVRITGTGTNSLFAEIAEAEV, encoded by the coding sequence ATGACCCAGGACAGCGCCCTTCTTCAGGCCCCGGAGACCGATCTCCGTGATGGCAGCAACAACCGCAAGGTATTCATCAAGACCTACGGCTGTCAGATGAACGTCTATGACTCGACGCGCATGAGCGACGCCCTCGCCCGCGACGGATACGAGCCGACGGAAAACATGGAAGAGGCCGATCTCGTTCTACTGAATACCTGTCATATCCGTGAGAAGGCTGCTGAAAAGGTCTACTCGGCGCTCGGGCGTCTGCGCGATATGAAGAAGGAACGCAACAGGGAAGGCCGGGAGTTCATGATCGGCGTTGCCGGCTGCGTGGCGCAGGCCGAGGGCGAGGAAATCCTGCGCCGTGTGCCCGCCGTCGATGTCGTGATCGGGCCGCAGACCTATCATCGCCTGCCGGAAGCGCTGCGCAAGGCGAAGGAAGGGCAGCGCATCGTCGATACCGAATATGCGCTCGAAGACAAGTTCGAGCATCTGCCGATCGCCGAGAGCAAGAAAATCCGCTCGCGCGGCGTAACGTCCTTCCTCACCGTTCAGGAAGGTTGCGACAAGTTCTGCACTTTCTGTGTCGTACCCTATACGCGCGGTTCGGAAGTGTCTCGGCCGGTCAGCCAGATCGTCGAGGAAGCGCAGAAGCTCGTCGAAGGGGGCGTGCGCGAGATCACGCTGCTCGGCCAGAACGTCAACGCCTGGCATGGTGTCGGCGCCAATGGTCAGGAATGGACCCTCGGTGATCTGCTCTATCGGTTGGCTGAGATCCCCGGGCTTGCGCGGCTGCGCTACACGACCAGCCATCCGCGAGACATGGACGATCGGCTGATCGAGGCGCACCGGGATCTGCGCGCGCTGATGCCGTACCTGCATCTGCCGGTGCAGGCCGGCTCCGACCGCATCCTGAAGGCGATGAACCGACGCCATACGGCGGCCGAGTATCTGATGCTGGTCGAGCGCATCCGCACTGCCCGCCCTGATATCGCTCTCTCCGGCGACTTTATCGTCGGCTTTCCGGGGGAGACAGACCAGGATTTTGAAGATACACTGCGTCTGGTGGAGGAGGTGCGCTATGCGCAGGCTTTCTCCTTCAAGTACTCGACACGGCCGGGCACGCCCGGCGCGGAACTGAAGGACCAGGTGCCGGAAGAAATCAAGGCAAAACGGCTGGAACGCCTGCAGGCGCTTCTTCTGAAGCAGCAGCAGGAATTTGCCGGTTCCTGTGTCGGAAAAACGATCGAACTGTTGCTCGAAAAGCCCGGTCGCATGCCAGGACAGCTTATCGGCCGTTCTCCCTGGCTTCAGTCCGTGAATGTTGATGCAAAAGAATTGCAAATCGGTGACATTATTAATGTGCGAATCACCGGAACCGGAACCAACAGCCTGTTTGCCGAGATTGCAGAGGCTGAGGTCTAA
- a CDS encoding lysophospholipid acyltransferase family protein, giving the protein MIAWLRVGLAGIVILLASILLMPWQLLALRFDWKLRRWLPRIWHRIICFCLGIRVRVHGKMETHRPLMLCANHSSWMDIMVLSAVADVAFIAKIEVRDWPIFGTLAKLQKSVFVVREEKRKTGHQANEIATRMANGEIVVLFPEGTTSDGNRLLEVKSSLFGAAAMAVPASPTGAVVIQPVAVAYTGVHGLPMGRYHRPLASWPGDVEMLPHLKDMLRCGAFEVDVCFGDAVEYRGDSNRKEVSATIARRIRAMLGAALRGRDAA; this is encoded by the coding sequence TTGATCGCCTGGCTGCGCGTCGGCCTCGCCGGCATCGTCATTCTCCTTGCCAGCATCCTGCTCATGCCCTGGCAGCTCTTGGCGCTGCGCTTCGACTGGAAGCTGCGACGCTGGCTGCCCCGCATCTGGCATCGCATTATCTGTTTCTGCCTTGGCATCCGCGTTCGCGTCCATGGCAAGATGGAAACGCATAGACCGTTGATGCTTTGCGCCAACCATTCGTCGTGGATGGACATCATGGTGCTGTCTGCTGTCGCCGACGTTGCGTTTATCGCCAAGATCGAAGTGCGCGACTGGCCGATTTTCGGCACGCTGGCGAAGCTGCAGAAGAGCGTCTTCGTTGTGCGTGAGGAAAAGCGCAAGACCGGCCACCAGGCGAATGAGATTGCGACCCGCATGGCAAATGGCGAGATCGTTGTTCTGTTTCCGGAGGGCACGACCTCGGACGGGAACCGGCTCCTGGAGGTCAAATCCTCGTTGTTCGGCGCAGCCGCGATGGCGGTTCCAGCTTCGCCAACAGGCGCTGTCGTAATCCAACCGGTCGCGGTTGCCTATACCGGCGTCCACGGGTTGCCGATGGGGCGTTATCATCGCCCGCTCGCCTCCTGGCCCGGCGACGTGGAAATGCTTCCGCACCTGAAGGATATGCTGCGATGCGGCGCCTTTGAGGTGGACGTCTGTTTCGGCGACGCGGTCGAATATCGCGGCGACAGCAACCGCAAGGAAGTCAGCGCGACGATTGCACGACGCATCCGCGCCATGCTTGGCGCGGCACTGCGCGGCCGCGACGCCGCGTAA
- a CDS encoding Fur family transcriptional regulator has translation MTDVAKTLEELCAERGMRMTEQRRVIARILEESADHPDVEELYRRSVKVDAKISISTVYRTVKLFEDAGIIERHDFRDGRSRYETVPEEHHDHLIDLKSGVVIEFHSPEIEALQERIAREHGFKLVDHRLELYGIPLKKDER, from the coding sequence ATGACTGACGTCGCCAAGACCCTCGAGGAGCTTTGCGCTGAACGCGGCATGCGCATGACCGAGCAGCGCCGGGTGATCGCGCGCATTCTCGAGGAATCCGCCGACCACCCTGACGTCGAAGAACTCTATCGGCGCTCGGTGAAGGTCGACGCCAAGATCTCGATCTCCACGGTCTATCGCACCGTGAAACTGTTCGAGGACGCCGGCATTATCGAACGCCACGACTTCCGAGACGGCCGCTCGCGCTACGAGACGGTGCCGGAAGAGCATCACGACCACCTCATCGACCTCAAGTCGGGTGTCGTCATCGAGTTTCACTCGCCCGAGATCGAGGCACTGCAGGAACGCATCGCCCGCGAACACGGCTTCAAGCTGGTCGACCATCGGCTGGAACTTTATGGCATTCCGCTCAAGAAGGACGAGCGCTGA
- a CDS encoding GNAT family N-acetyltransferase, translated as MTMLESYLTLKPEFEIVAMDADDCRAVAALHGERFARPWGDGEFYSLLSQNTVFGFVARQTNAFLKKPLPGFVLARQVAGEAEILAIAVQTKVARAGLGWRLMQAAMREAHARGGESIFLEVDDGNAAALGLYRKLGFEKVGERRGYYKDAKGAVSTALVMKRVLR; from the coding sequence ATGACCATGTTGGAATCCTATTTGACGCTGAAGCCGGAATTCGAAATCGTCGCGATGGATGCCGATGATTGCCGCGCTGTCGCGGCTCTGCACGGTGAACGTTTCGCCCGCCCGTGGGGCGATGGCGAGTTCTACAGCCTGCTCAGCCAGAACACCGTTTTCGGCTTCGTGGCACGCCAGACCAATGCATTCCTCAAGAAGCCGTTGCCCGGCTTCGTGCTGGCTCGCCAGGTCGCCGGCGAGGCGGAAATCCTGGCGATCGCCGTGCAGACGAAGGTCGCACGCGCCGGCCTCGGCTGGCGCCTGATGCAGGCCGCGATGCGCGAAGCACACGCGCGCGGCGGCGAGAGCATCTTTCTGGAGGTCGATGACGGCAATGCGGCGGCGCTCGGCCTTTACCGCAAGCTCGGCTTCGAGAAAGTCGGCGAACGCAGGGGATACTACAAGGATGCCAAGGGCGCGGTTTCCACAGCGCTTGTCATGAAGCGCGTTCTTCGCTAG
- the tsaB gene encoding tRNA (adenosine(37)-N6)-threonylcarbamoyltransferase complex dimerization subunit type 1 TsaB, with amino-acid sequence MIILALDTAGVDCAAGLYDSGRDTMLGEASDMIGKGHAEHLMGIIDRALNQAGAALSAVDRIAVTIGPGSFTGIRVGVAAARGFALSLGVSAVGVTTLAVMAEAQRLKTPMHPVLAAMDAKRNEIYLQAFDADGEPLDEARAVTVEEAQAFAATFEGEIIGSATPLLKPDTTGDHANHFPISIVARLGAASDPSAGKPKPLYLRGPDAKPQAGFAIARV; translated from the coding sequence ATGATCATACTGGCGCTCGACACCGCAGGTGTGGATTGCGCTGCCGGTCTTTATGACAGCGGCAGGGATACGATGCTGGGGGAGGCATCGGACATGATCGGCAAGGGGCACGCAGAGCATCTGATGGGGATCATCGATCGCGCGCTGAACCAGGCGGGCGCGGCGCTTTCGGCCGTCGATCGCATTGCCGTCACCATCGGTCCAGGCTCCTTCACTGGCATTCGTGTCGGCGTTGCCGCCGCGCGCGGCTTTGCGCTGTCGCTCGGCGTTTCGGCCGTCGGCGTCACCACGCTTGCGGTGATGGCCGAAGCGCAGCGGCTGAAGACGCCGATGCACCCGGTGCTCGCCGCCATGGATGCCAAGCGAAACGAAATCTACCTGCAGGCCTTCGATGCCGACGGCGAGCCGCTTGATGAAGCGCGTGCCGTCACCGTCGAGGAAGCGCAGGCATTCGCCGCGACATTCGAAGGCGAAATCATCGGTTCGGCCACGCCTCTCCTGAAGCCGGACACGACCGGCGATCACGCCAACCATTTCCCGATTTCCATCGTGGCGCGCCTCGGCGCCGCCTCTGATCCTTCTGCCGGAAAGCCGAAGCCTCTTTATCTGCGCGGACCCGACGCCAAGCCCCAGGCCGGGTTTGCAATTGCGCGAGTATGA
- a CDS encoding NifU family protein yields the protein MFIQTEATPNPATQKFLPGRVVMENGTAEFRSADEAQASPLAARLFEIAGVTGVYFGYDFISVSKDNAEWQHLKPAILGSIMEHFMSGKPVMGDASVLSEDLDAGGEFFDEADESIVLTIKELLDTRVRPAVAQDGGDITFRGFKDGKVYLNMKGSCSGCPSSTATLKHGVQNLLRHFVPEVEEVVAA from the coding sequence ATGTTTATTCAGACCGAAGCCACGCCGAATCCCGCCACGCAGAAGTTTCTGCCGGGCCGGGTCGTGATGGAAAACGGCACGGCCGAATTCCGTAGCGCCGACGAAGCGCAGGCTTCGCCGCTTGCTGCTCGGCTGTTCGAGATTGCGGGCGTCACCGGCGTCTATTTTGGATACGACTTCATTTCCGTCTCTAAGGACAATGCCGAGTGGCAGCACCTGAAGCCGGCGATCCTCGGTTCGATCATGGAACATTTCATGTCGGGCAAGCCTGTCATGGGCGACGCCTCGGTTCTTTCCGAGGACCTCGATGCCGGCGGCGAGTTCTTCGACGAAGCCGACGAGTCGATTGTCCTCACGATCAAGGAGCTGCTGGACACGCGCGTGCGTCCGGCCGTTGCGCAGGATGGTGGCGACATCACCTTCCGTGGTTTCAAGGACGGCAAGGTCTATCTCAACATGAAGGGCTCCTGCTCCGGCTGCCCGTCGTCGACGGCGACGCTGAAGCATGGCGTGCAGAACCTGCTTCGCCATTTCGTTCCGGAAGTCGAGGAAGTGGTCGCCGCCTGA
- a CDS encoding universal stress protein, with product MVSKRLSRLEGHRRKFMAVIDDTPECSRAVHYAGRRAKNSNGGLVLMYVIPEGDFQQWLGVEEIMRAEAREEAEAVVAKAAHVVRETIGIDPEIVIREGSATEQINAVIEEDRDIAILVLAASSAKEGPGPLVSSIAGRGATFPIPVTVLPDTLTDEELDALA from the coding sequence ATGGTATCGAAACGACTCTCCCGGCTCGAAGGTCATCGCCGCAAATTCATGGCGGTCATTGACGATACGCCCGAATGCTCCCGCGCCGTCCATTATGCGGGCCGGCGCGCCAAGAACTCGAATGGCGGCCTTGTGCTGATGTACGTGATTCCGGAGGGTGACTTCCAGCAGTGGCTGGGGGTGGAGGAGATCATGCGCGCCGAGGCGCGCGAGGAGGCCGAGGCTGTGGTCGCCAAGGCGGCGCATGTGGTTCGCGAAACGATCGGCATCGACCCTGAAATCGTCATCCGCGAGGGCAGCGCCACCGAGCAGATCAACGCCGTGATCGAGGAAGACCGCGATATTGCGATCCTGGTGCTTGCCGCAAGCTCGGCCAAGGAAGGTCCAGGACCGCTGGTGTCTTCGATCGCCGGGCGTGGCGCGACATTTCCCATCCCCGTCACGGTCCTGCCTGATACATTGACCGACGAGGAACTGGATGCTCTCGCATAA